GAACTGGAACGAGGCAGAGGTCTTCCTTTCGAAGGAAACTATTCCTCGTGGCTCGAACAAAAACAGTCACGTCTGGCAGTGGAAGAAAAACAGGAATCCAAACGTCAGAAATTCCTCAAGCGGGAACTTGAATGGGTACGCATGTCGCCTAAAGCACAGGCTTCCAAAAACAAAGCCCGTATCCAGCGCTATGAAGAATTGGCCGCTGAAGATTATGAAAAACAATCCGACGCGTCCGACATTCAAATTCCGATTTCCCGACCACTTGGGAGCCGGGTTCTCGTTGCCGAAAATGTCACCAAAGGTTTCGGCGACAAATTATTGTTCGAAAATTTCACTTTCGAATTACCTCGTGGTGGAATCGTGGGAGTGATCGGTCCGAACGGTGCCGGTAAAACAACGCTCTTTAAAATGATCATGGGACAGGAAAAACCGGATAGTGGTACACTGGAGTTAGGCGAGACCGTTGAACTCTCGTATGTCGACCAGAGCCGCGATTCGTTGAATCCGAAGAAAACGGTTTACGAAGAAATTTCACAGGGACACGAACACCTGGTCGTCGGCAAGTCAAGCATTCACTCGCGAACTTATGTCGGTCGGTTTAATTTCAAAGGACCAGACCAGCAGAAGCTGGTAGGAGAACTTTCCGGCGGTGAGCGAAACCGCGTACATATGGCAAAACTGCTCCGTTCCGGCGGAAACCTGTTGTTGCTGGACGAACCGACAAACGACCTGGATGTCGAAACCCTGCGTTCACTGGAAGAAGGCCTCGAACATTACAGTGGTTGTGCACTGGTTGTCAGCCACGACCGCTGGTTTCTGGATCGTCTGGCCACGCATATCATCGCCTTTGAAGGGGATAGCAAAGTTCGCTGGTTCGAAGGCAACTATAAAATGTATGAAGCCAAGCGTCATGAGGAACTCGGCAAAGACGCCGACTCGCCGCATCGGATTCAGTATAAGCCACTTTCGCGCTAAAGGCTTACTTGCTTGACTTGAAGAATTCGGGGGGCGATTCTTTTTGAAAATCGCCCCTTTTTTTATTTAACGACGATTTCCTTCGACGCGACTTACTGTCGAAGTCGTACCCAATTCGCTTTTTGTATTCGAATAGAGTTGCCCCTCCTTTTCGGCAGGAGTTCTATTCGATTCAATGCGAGCCAATTCGACTACTTTCCGGGCAGTCGTTAACTGTGCTCTTGAAAAATAAGGCACGCCCCCACCGATGTGGCGATTCTTCTTTTTATTCGCCAGTTCCTGCCAATCCATATGACTGCCCAGATGCCAGGCAATGGCCTGCATCATTTCGAGATCATCTCTGCGGGGATTAAACTTCTTCAGCAATAACACCAGTGCTTTATCTTTGACCTTGGTATCAATGGGTCTTAACTCATATGTTTTAAGACTGGAAGGACAAGGCTTCCCATGTTCCAGACAGACAGATCGCAATTGCAGACGAACTGTTTTTTCCGGAGGAATCGTAAACAGACCCTGAAAGTCAAAATTCTGGTTATTCCCCACCGGTGATAAGTTTCCTCCCACCGCCTGACTATCCCCGGTCTGTGGTTGCTGATTTCCCTGTAACCCCTGCAACAATCCGTTCCCCGGATCGACCTGAGCCAGAATATGGACTGAAGAGACAGCCGGCGGAATTTTCACTGTCAACGGTTCTTTAGTCTGATTTGTAATGAAGACCGATGAGCTATAAGCACTCT
This window of the Gimesia fumaroli genome carries:
- the ettA gene encoding energy-dependent translational throttle protein EttA; protein product: MAQQYIMQLEGVTKVYEQKEILKDIWLSFFPGAKIGVLGANGAGKSTLLKIMSGEDTNFSGEARPAKNIKIGYFKQEPDLDPNQTVDECISEAVAESQAILDRYNEVNMLFADDPSPEEMEKLIEEQATLQDQIDAANLWELDRTLEIAMDAMRVPPGDSIIGSLSGGEQRRVALCKILLQNPDLLLLDEPTNHLDAESVAWLERYLHSFTGTVVAITHDRYFLDNVAGWILELERGRGLPFEGNYSSWLEQKQSRLAVEEKQESKRQKFLKRELEWVRMSPKAQASKNKARIQRYEELAAEDYEKQSDASDIQIPISRPLGSRVLVAENVTKGFGDKLLFENFTFELPRGGIVGVIGPNGAGKTTLFKMIMGQEKPDSGTLELGETVELSYVDQSRDSLNPKKTVYEEISQGHEHLVVGKSSIHSRTYVGRFNFKGPDQQKLVGELSGGERNRVHMAKLLRSGGNLLLLDEPTNDLDVETLRSLEEGLEHYSGCALVVSHDRWFLDRLATHIIAFEGDSKVRWFEGNYKMYEAKRHEELGKDADSPHRIQYKPLSR